Proteins encoded together in one Corallococcus soli window:
- a CDS encoding carbohydrate ABC transporter permease — protein sequence MKRPGLGTALAVVAFLTFFLGPFLWQVLTSLWPDGELTRPWPSHLTGANYQSVLFGRPFLWAVLNSLVVATLTTLFCLTVGASAAFALAKLEFRGRGLLLSAALGVSMFPPIATVSPLYLILNAVGLRDSLVGLALPYTTFALPLTLWVLTSFFRQLPDELYRAARVDGCTPFGAFRRVLLPLAAPGLATTAILVFIFAWNEFLYALTFLSTPEKRTVPVAISLFASEYKEPWGEIAAASVVATLPLVVLTVLFQRRIVSGLTAGAVKE from the coding sequence ATGAAGCGACCGGGGCTGGGCACGGCGCTGGCCGTGGTGGCGTTCCTCACGTTCTTCCTGGGCCCGTTCCTGTGGCAGGTGCTGACGAGCCTGTGGCCGGACGGGGAGTTGACGCGGCCGTGGCCGTCACACCTGACGGGCGCGAACTACCAGAGCGTGCTGTTCGGGCGGCCGTTCCTGTGGGCGGTGTTGAACTCGCTGGTGGTGGCGACGCTGACGACGCTGTTCTGCCTGACGGTGGGCGCGTCGGCGGCGTTCGCGCTGGCGAAGCTGGAGTTCCGGGGGCGGGGCCTGCTGCTGTCCGCGGCGCTGGGCGTGTCGATGTTCCCGCCCATCGCCACGGTGAGCCCGCTGTACCTCATCCTCAACGCGGTGGGCCTGCGGGACAGCCTGGTGGGGCTGGCGCTGCCGTACACGACGTTCGCGCTGCCGTTGACGCTGTGGGTGCTGACGTCGTTCTTCCGCCAGCTCCCGGACGAGCTGTACCGGGCGGCGCGGGTGGATGGGTGCACGCCGTTTGGCGCGTTCCGCCGGGTGCTGTTGCCATTGGCGGCGCCGGGGCTGGCGACGACGGCCATCCTGGTCTTCATCTTCGCGTGGAACGAGTTCCTCTACGCGCTGACGTTCCTGTCCACGCCGGAGAAGCGCACGGTGCCGGTGGCCATCAGCCTCTTCGCCAGTGAGTACAAGGAACCGTGGGGGGAGATCGCCGCCGCGTCCGTGGTGGCGACGCTGCCGCTGGTGGTGCTGACGGTGCTGTTCCAGCGGCGCATCGTGTCCGGCCTCACGGCCGGGGCGGTGAAGGAGTAG